Proteins encoded together in one Pangasianodon hypophthalmus isolate fPanHyp1 chromosome 18, fPanHyp1.pri, whole genome shotgun sequence window:
- the nup50 gene encoding nuclear pore complex protein Nup50 isoform X1, which produces MAKRIAEKELTDRNWDQEDEGEEHEFYERRSLTFDAGMFSVASEEVMKNRAIKKAKRRNLGTEGETGGAFKSFKGFSLTPSAPAAGGTFSAFGNGAGFKPLSSLTNGSAASVTPTFGSFTSPATAKANTGSSSSNGPTSSSSLDSGDIMANGSAPSLPAISGGGSSSKEYNRQLTALNCSVRDWITKHVNDNPLCDLNPIFRDYERHLATIESKYGSGAAAGEEQQPGKQANTTTNTPSSSSSSNVTPAAPALFSFTKNKDSAAPEKSSIPAGVTFNFGQKVDSSVLSSLKSAGASGFSFSSTSTSTSTTSLFGAASTGTSPGTFSFTAAKTEAASNSQAADENGADEESDEPPVPVVREIKEKDAFYSKKCKLFYKKENEFKEKGVGTLHLKLVSEGKLQLLIRADTNLGNILLNIMVHSSMPCSRTGKNNVMVVCVPNPPVDDKNPSTPVPMLIRVKTAEDADELHKLLQEKKA; this is translated from the exons ATGGCAAAGCGGATTGCTGAGAAAGAGCTCACAGACAGGAACTGGGATCAggaagatgaaggagaagag CACGAGTTCTATGAACGTCGGTCGTTGACCTTCGAT GCAGGAATGTTTTCAGTTGCGAGTGAGGAAGTGATGAAAAACCGGGCCATTAAGAAAGCCAAACGTCGAAATCTTGGCACGGAG GGAGAGACTGGAGGAGCTTTTAAAAGCTTTAAGGGTTTCTCTCTGACCCCATCGGCTCCGGCGGCTGGAGGAACGTTCTCCGCATTTGGGAACGGAGCTGGATTTAAACCCCTCTCTTCTTTGACCAATGGCAGTGCTGCATCTGTCACCCCAACCTTTGGGAGTTTCACCTCCCCTGCCACGGCCAAGGCGAACACCG GCTCCTCATCATCCAATGGCccaacctcctcctcctccttagACAGTGGTGACATCATGGCCAACGGCTCCGCCCCCAGCCTGCCCGCGATCTCTGGAGGAGGCAGCAGCAGTAAGGAGTACAACCGGCAGCTCACAGCTCTCAACTGCTCCGTGCGTGACTGGATCACCAAGCATGTGAACGACAACCCGCTGTGCGACCTCAACCCCATCTTCCGCGACTACGAGCGGCACCTGGCCACCATCGAGAGCAAGTACGGCAGCGGCGCAGCAGCAGGGGAGGAGCAGCAGCCGGGGAAACAGGCAAACAccaccacaaacacaccatcGTCCTCCTCCAGCAGTAACGTTACACCGGCTGCTCCTGCTTTGTTCTCCTTCACCAAGAACAAGGACAGTGCCGCTCCTGAGAAAAGCTCCATTCCTGCAGGCGTTACTTTCAATTTTGGCCAGAAGGTGGACAGCTCCGTGCTGAGCTCTCTCAAGTCCGCAGGGGCTTCTGGGTTTTCGTTTTcttccacctccacctccacgtCCACCACGTCTCTGTTCGGTGCGGCGAGCACCGGCACTTCTCCAGGCACCTTCTCTTTCACTGCAGCCAAGACTGAGGCAGCCAGCAACAGCCAGGCAGCAG ATGAGAATGGAGCAGATGAAGAATCAGACGAGCCACCAGTACCTGTAGTCAGAGAAATCAAGGAGAAAGATGCCTTCTACTCTAAAAA GTGCAAATTGTTCTATAAAAAGGAAAACGAGTTCAAGGAGAAAGGGGTCGGTACGCTGCATTTGAAACTGGTTTCCGAGGGCAAGCTGCAGCTCCTGATCCGCGCGGACACAAACCTGG GTAACATCCTGCTGAATATCATGGTTCACTCCTCCATGCCGTGCTCACGGACAGGGAAAAACAACgtcatggtggtgtgtgtgccAAATCCCCCAGTGGACGACAAGAACCCCAGCACTCCTGTACCGATGCTGATCCGTGTTAAAACGGCAGAGGATGCTGATGAACTGCACAAACTTCTGCAGGAGAAGAAAGCGTGA
- the nup50 gene encoding nuclear pore complex protein Nup50 isoform X2 produces the protein MAKRIAEKELTDRNWDQEDEGEEAGMFSVASEEVMKNRAIKKAKRRNLGTEGETGGAFKSFKGFSLTPSAPAAGGTFSAFGNGAGFKPLSSLTNGSAASVTPTFGSFTSPATAKANTGSSSSNGPTSSSSLDSGDIMANGSAPSLPAISGGGSSSKEYNRQLTALNCSVRDWITKHVNDNPLCDLNPIFRDYERHLATIESKYGSGAAAGEEQQPGKQANTTTNTPSSSSSSNVTPAAPALFSFTKNKDSAAPEKSSIPAGVTFNFGQKVDSSVLSSLKSAGASGFSFSSTSTSTSTTSLFGAASTGTSPGTFSFTAAKTEAASNSQAADENGADEESDEPPVPVVREIKEKDAFYSKKCKLFYKKENEFKEKGVGTLHLKLVSEGKLQLLIRADTNLGNILLNIMVHSSMPCSRTGKNNVMVVCVPNPPVDDKNPSTPVPMLIRVKTAEDADELHKLLQEKKA, from the exons ATGGCAAAGCGGATTGCTGAGAAAGAGCTCACAGACAGGAACTGGGATCAggaagatgaaggagaagag GCAGGAATGTTTTCAGTTGCGAGTGAGGAAGTGATGAAAAACCGGGCCATTAAGAAAGCCAAACGTCGAAATCTTGGCACGGAG GGAGAGACTGGAGGAGCTTTTAAAAGCTTTAAGGGTTTCTCTCTGACCCCATCGGCTCCGGCGGCTGGAGGAACGTTCTCCGCATTTGGGAACGGAGCTGGATTTAAACCCCTCTCTTCTTTGACCAATGGCAGTGCTGCATCTGTCACCCCAACCTTTGGGAGTTTCACCTCCCCTGCCACGGCCAAGGCGAACACCG GCTCCTCATCATCCAATGGCccaacctcctcctcctccttagACAGTGGTGACATCATGGCCAACGGCTCCGCCCCCAGCCTGCCCGCGATCTCTGGAGGAGGCAGCAGCAGTAAGGAGTACAACCGGCAGCTCACAGCTCTCAACTGCTCCGTGCGTGACTGGATCACCAAGCATGTGAACGACAACCCGCTGTGCGACCTCAACCCCATCTTCCGCGACTACGAGCGGCACCTGGCCACCATCGAGAGCAAGTACGGCAGCGGCGCAGCAGCAGGGGAGGAGCAGCAGCCGGGGAAACAGGCAAACAccaccacaaacacaccatcGTCCTCCTCCAGCAGTAACGTTACACCGGCTGCTCCTGCTTTGTTCTCCTTCACCAAGAACAAGGACAGTGCCGCTCCTGAGAAAAGCTCCATTCCTGCAGGCGTTACTTTCAATTTTGGCCAGAAGGTGGACAGCTCCGTGCTGAGCTCTCTCAAGTCCGCAGGGGCTTCTGGGTTTTCGTTTTcttccacctccacctccacgtCCACCACGTCTCTGTTCGGTGCGGCGAGCACCGGCACTTCTCCAGGCACCTTCTCTTTCACTGCAGCCAAGACTGAGGCAGCCAGCAACAGCCAGGCAGCAG ATGAGAATGGAGCAGATGAAGAATCAGACGAGCCACCAGTACCTGTAGTCAGAGAAATCAAGGAGAAAGATGCCTTCTACTCTAAAAA GTGCAAATTGTTCTATAAAAAGGAAAACGAGTTCAAGGAGAAAGGGGTCGGTACGCTGCATTTGAAACTGGTTTCCGAGGGCAAGCTGCAGCTCCTGATCCGCGCGGACACAAACCTGG GTAACATCCTGCTGAATATCATGGTTCACTCCTCCATGCCGTGCTCACGGACAGGGAAAAACAACgtcatggtggtgtgtgtgccAAATCCCCCAGTGGACGACAAGAACCCCAGCACTCCTGTACCGATGCTGATCCGTGTTAAAACGGCAGAGGATGCTGATGAACTGCACAAACTTCTGCAGGAGAAGAAAGCGTGA